A window of Pomacea canaliculata isolate SZHN2017 linkage group LG3, ASM307304v1, whole genome shotgun sequence contains these coding sequences:
- the LOC112558740 gene encoding whirlin-like isoform X1 — translation MMLLATWSCESGVPSKEYFTMERKFARYFHLMAQDLIPDDGYRAQLFGALSSYQSSQDVHRLLSDLRQVLDVPEKLELYEYIRPLVLLQHQMEYSYRAPSAPGVRLRTIRLRHLPGQSIGFALRGGFEFGVGMFVSVVEAGSQAELRGLRAGDELVRVNGFVIAEAIHEDVLNLIKSREEIVLKVTHIGMIPIKEKATDPVTWRYADDLDSKPPLEEVLKNTTRRKGRPLELKIFVDASGYSSIGCGILSGPRNFPGIFVEKVRPGSLAHEAGLDVGDQIVEVNDTNFLNISHNEAVMVLKSSKQLNLIIRKKVGMVLFENRQKQSPSHSLNSTQSGQSQPVMQSRLPSSYTSPSKNLDESSLIEDQLRRGLDGLGKATSISASQQNGIETETTSFSYTKVSSDTGHTNGTIPADELSSPKPTAHPSPPSGSNVMHSAYSDTQSSTSYDNHPSLSLSESALESPNLPDDLEEAGSIILPNYPAATLALSQAEENPNPYPVSSPSTPSSNKSMTSQTSSSSDTKRTLPMFRAPPPPPFPPPPVDEAAKSESLPPSLCGNGDPSKWSIQEFTEHTKEESGRALSDSEEQNGLAENGELQISEDDLDLLPLPPPSLLVDDDDEDDNNKLEQRSFFRDKESMTNGGSSNIVKQADTYTNYFNGVEPQLSHHENELDIYAKPLKKVPPKCNSGEGQSSLYLSPTQSSPPNPIETHATGLGGAAAVLAARREKSGLQTPQLLGPEASRVSCFVGFQHKDWVHLFTSSDIDGKELRSFEFPKGQDLKIAMEGGNGTPLAGKIVVSAVFDGGAAIENGLQTGDQLLMVNGKKLTDVTLAEAEKILEEAKMGSQKMVRVVYAQSLFLNNEECVTYF, via the exons atGATGCTTTTGGCAACCTGGTCGTGTGAAAGTGGTGTCCCGTCAAAGGAATATTTCACAATGGAGAGAAAATTTGCCAGGTATTTTCATTTAATG GCTCAAGACCTGATTCCAGATGATGGCTACAGAGCACAGCTTTTTGGTGCCTTGAGCAGTTACCAGTC GTCTCAGGATGTACATAGATTGCTGTCTGACTTGCGACAAGTGTTGGATGTGCCAGAAAAACTGGAACTGTATGAATACATCAG gcCACTAGTATTGTTGCAACATCAAATGGAATACAGCTACCGAGCCCCATCAGCACCAGGTGTCAGACTTCGAACAATTCGACTTCGTCATTTGCCTGGTCAAAGCATTGGTTTTGCCCTCAGGGGAG GGTTTGAATTTGGTGTTGGGATGTTTGTGTCGGTGGTAGAGGCTGGATCACAGGCAGAATTAAGAGGGTTAAGG GCAGGGGATGAGTTAGTGCGTGTCAATGGATTTGTTATTGCTGAGGCGATTCATGAAGATGTCCTAAACTTGATCAAGTCACGGGAAGAAATAGTCCTCAAAGTCACAC ATATTGGGATGATTCCAATCAAAGA AAAGGCTACAGACCCAGTGACATGGAGGTATGCAGATGATCTGGATTCAAAACCTCCACTG gAGGAAGTGTTGAAGAACACGACTAGAAGAAAAGGTAGACCTCTggaactgaaaatatttgttgatgcCTCAGGGTATAGCTCAATTGGATGTGG AATATTGAGTGGCCCACGAAACTTTCCTGGTATTTTTGTGGAGAAGGTACGGCCAGGGAGTTTGGCCCACGAGGCAGGTTTAGATGTGGGAGATCAGATTGTGGAGGTCAATGACACAAACTTCTTGAACATCAGTCACAATGAG GCCGTGATGGTACTGAAAAGCAGCAAACAACTGAACCTTATCATCCGCAAGAAGGTG GGCATGGTATTGTTTGAGAATCGTCAGAAGCAGTCACCAAGCCATTCCCTTAACTCCACACAATCAGGCCAGTCTCAGCCTGTCATGCAGAG CAGACTACCATCATCATACACATCTCCTTCAAAAAATCTGGATGAAAGTAGCCTGATAGAAGACCAGCTAA GAAGAGGACTGGATGGACTGGGTAAGGCCACATCCATTTCTGCCTCACAGCAGAATGGAATTGAAACAGAGACCACATCTTTTAGCTACACAAAAGTATCTTCAGATACTGGTCACACAAATGGGACTATTCCAGCTGATGag CTATCTTCCCCTAAACCCACTGCACATCCCTCCCCTCCCAGTGGCAGTAATGTAATGCACAGTGCATATTCTGACACACAGTCTTCCACGTCCTACGACAACCACCCTTCCTTGTCCCTCTCAGAGAGTGCTTTAGAATCACCAAATCTGCCTGATGATTTAGAAGAGGCAGGTTCAATAATTTTACCCAATTACCCAGCTGCCACCTTGGCCTTATCTCAAGCAGAAGAGAATCCAAATCCTTATCCTGTCAGCTCTCCCAGTACTCCCTCCTCTAACAAGAGCATGACATCACAGACAAGCAGTAGTAGTGACACAAAGAGAACACTTCCAATGTTTAGAGCGCCACCTCCACCTCCATTCCCACCCCCACCAGTGGATGAAGCAGCAAAATCTGAGTCCTTGCCTCCATCACTCTGTGGTAATGGAGATCCTAGCAAATGGAGCATACAAGAGTTTACCGAACACACTAAAGAAGAGAGTGGACGGGCATTGAgtgacagtgaagaacagaatGGGCTTGCAGAGAATGGAGAACTACAGATAAGTGAAGATGATCTTGATTTGTTACCTTTGCCACCTCCATCTCTtctagttgatgatgatgatgaagatgacaataataaacttGAGCAGAGGAGCTTTTTTAGAGACAAAGAGTCAATGACAAATGGTGGAAGCTCCAACATTGTTAAGCAGgcagacacatacacaaattatttcaaTGGCGTAGAACCTCAATTGTCTCACCATGAAAATGAGTTGGACATATATGCAAAGCCCCTAAAAAAAGTACCACCAAAATGTAATTCAGGTGAAGGTCAGTCTTCATTGTACTTGTCCCCTACACAATCTTCTCCACCTAACCCCATTGAAACCCATGCCACTGGTCTTGGAGGTGCAGCTGCGGTGTTAGCGGCTCGACGAGAGAAATCAGGGCTTCAAACCCCGCAACTTCTGGGGCCTGAGGCAAGCAGAGTTTCATGTTTTGTGGGCTTTCAGCACAAAGACTGGGTTCATCTG TTCACTTCTTCAGACATTGATGGAAAAGAACTTCGATCATTTGAGTTTCCCAAG GGCCAAGATTTGAAGATTGCAATGGAAGGTGGGAATGGTACTCCTCTTGCAGGCAAAATTGTTGTGTCTGCGGTATTTGATGGAGGTGCTGCTATTGAAAATG GTTTGCAGACTGGTGACCAGCTTCTGATGGTCAATGGCAAGAAACTGACAGATGTAACTCTTGCTGAGGCAGAGAAGATTTTGGAGGAGGCTAAAATGGGATCACAG AAAATGGTTCGTGTGGTGTATGCACAGAGTCTTTTCCTGAACAATGAGGAGTGTGT TACATATTTCTAG
- the LOC112558740 gene encoding harmonin-like isoform X7, with protein sequence MMLLATWSCESGVPSKEYFTMERKFARYFHLMAQDLIPDDGYRAQLFGALSSYQSSQDVHRLLSDLRQVLDVPEKLELYEYIRPLVLLQHQMEYSYRAPSAPGVRLRTIRLRHLPGQSIGFALRGGFEFGVGMFVSVVEAGSQAELRGLRAGDELVRVNGFVIAEAIHEDVLNLIKSREEIVLKVTHIGMIPIKEKATDPVTWRYADDLDSKPPLEEVLKNTTRRKGRPLELKIFVDASGYSSIGCGILSGPRNFPGIFVEKVRPGSLAHEAGLDVGDQIVEVNDTNFLNISHNEAVMVLKSSKQLNLIIRKKVGMVLFENRQKQSPSHSLNSTQSGQSQPVMQSRLPSSYTSPSKNLDESSLIEDQLRRGLDGLGKATSISASQQNGIETETTSFSYTKVSSDTGHTNGTIPADEFTSSDIDGKELRSFEFPKGQDLKIAMEGGNGTPLAGKIVVSAVFDGGAAIENGLQTGDQLLMVNGKKLTDVTLAEAEKILEEAKMGSQKMVRVVYAQSLFLNNEECVTYF encoded by the exons atGATGCTTTTGGCAACCTGGTCGTGTGAAAGTGGTGTCCCGTCAAAGGAATATTTCACAATGGAGAGAAAATTTGCCAGGTATTTTCATTTAATG GCTCAAGACCTGATTCCAGATGATGGCTACAGAGCACAGCTTTTTGGTGCCTTGAGCAGTTACCAGTC GTCTCAGGATGTACATAGATTGCTGTCTGACTTGCGACAAGTGTTGGATGTGCCAGAAAAACTGGAACTGTATGAATACATCAG gcCACTAGTATTGTTGCAACATCAAATGGAATACAGCTACCGAGCCCCATCAGCACCAGGTGTCAGACTTCGAACAATTCGACTTCGTCATTTGCCTGGTCAAAGCATTGGTTTTGCCCTCAGGGGAG GGTTTGAATTTGGTGTTGGGATGTTTGTGTCGGTGGTAGAGGCTGGATCACAGGCAGAATTAAGAGGGTTAAGG GCAGGGGATGAGTTAGTGCGTGTCAATGGATTTGTTATTGCTGAGGCGATTCATGAAGATGTCCTAAACTTGATCAAGTCACGGGAAGAAATAGTCCTCAAAGTCACAC ATATTGGGATGATTCCAATCAAAGA AAAGGCTACAGACCCAGTGACATGGAGGTATGCAGATGATCTGGATTCAAAACCTCCACTG gAGGAAGTGTTGAAGAACACGACTAGAAGAAAAGGTAGACCTCTggaactgaaaatatttgttgatgcCTCAGGGTATAGCTCAATTGGATGTGG AATATTGAGTGGCCCACGAAACTTTCCTGGTATTTTTGTGGAGAAGGTACGGCCAGGGAGTTTGGCCCACGAGGCAGGTTTAGATGTGGGAGATCAGATTGTGGAGGTCAATGACACAAACTTCTTGAACATCAGTCACAATGAG GCCGTGATGGTACTGAAAAGCAGCAAACAACTGAACCTTATCATCCGCAAGAAGGTG GGCATGGTATTGTTTGAGAATCGTCAGAAGCAGTCACCAAGCCATTCCCTTAACTCCACACAATCAGGCCAGTCTCAGCCTGTCATGCAGAG CAGACTACCATCATCATACACATCTCCTTCAAAAAATCTGGATGAAAGTAGCCTGATAGAAGACCAGCTAA GAAGAGGACTGGATGGACTGGGTAAGGCCACATCCATTTCTGCCTCACAGCAGAATGGAATTGAAACAGAGACCACATCTTTTAGCTACACAAAAGTATCTTCAGATACTGGTCACACAAATGGGACTATTCCAGCTGATGag TTCACTTCTTCAGACATTGATGGAAAAGAACTTCGATCATTTGAGTTTCCCAAG GGCCAAGATTTGAAGATTGCAATGGAAGGTGGGAATGGTACTCCTCTTGCAGGCAAAATTGTTGTGTCTGCGGTATTTGATGGAGGTGCTGCTATTGAAAATG GTTTGCAGACTGGTGACCAGCTTCTGATGGTCAATGGCAAGAAACTGACAGATGTAACTCTTGCTGAGGCAGAGAAGATTTTGGAGGAGGCTAAAATGGGATCACAG AAAATGGTTCGTGTGGTGTATGCACAGAGTCTTTTCCTGAACAATGAGGAGTGTGT TACATATTTCTAG
- the LOC112558740 gene encoding whirlin-like isoform X2 has product MMLLATWSCESGVPSKEYFTMERKFARYFHLMAQDLIPDDGYRAQLFGALSSYQSSQDVHRLLSDLRQVLDVPEKLELYEYIRPLVLLQHQMEYSYRAPSAPGVRLRTIRLRHLPGQSIGFALRGGFEFGVGMFVSVVEAGSQAELRGLRAGDELVRVNGFVIAEAIHEDVLNLIKSREEIVLKVTHIGMIPIKEKATDPVTWRYADDLDSKPPLEEVLKNTTRRKGRPLELKIFVDASGYSSIGCGILSGPRNFPGIFVEKVRPGSLAHEAGLDVGDQIVEVNDTNFLNISHNEAVMVLKSSKQLNLIIRKKVGMVLFENRQKQSPSHSLNSTQSGQSQPVMQRLPSSYTSPSKNLDESSLIEDQLRRGLDGLGKATSISASQQNGIETETTSFSYTKVSSDTGHTNGTIPADELSSPKPTAHPSPPSGSNVMHSAYSDTQSSTSYDNHPSLSLSESALESPNLPDDLEEAGSIILPNYPAATLALSQAEENPNPYPVSSPSTPSSNKSMTSQTSSSSDTKRTLPMFRAPPPPPFPPPPVDEAAKSESLPPSLCGNGDPSKWSIQEFTEHTKEESGRALSDSEEQNGLAENGELQISEDDLDLLPLPPPSLLVDDDDEDDNNKLEQRSFFRDKESMTNGGSSNIVKQADTYTNYFNGVEPQLSHHENELDIYAKPLKKVPPKCNSGEGQSSLYLSPTQSSPPNPIETHATGLGGAAAVLAARREKSGLQTPQLLGPEASRVSCFVGFQHKDWVHLFTSSDIDGKELRSFEFPKGQDLKIAMEGGNGTPLAGKIVVSAVFDGGAAIENGLQTGDQLLMVNGKKLTDVTLAEAEKILEEAKMGSQKMVRVVYAQSLFLNNEECVTYF; this is encoded by the exons atGATGCTTTTGGCAACCTGGTCGTGTGAAAGTGGTGTCCCGTCAAAGGAATATTTCACAATGGAGAGAAAATTTGCCAGGTATTTTCATTTAATG GCTCAAGACCTGATTCCAGATGATGGCTACAGAGCACAGCTTTTTGGTGCCTTGAGCAGTTACCAGTC GTCTCAGGATGTACATAGATTGCTGTCTGACTTGCGACAAGTGTTGGATGTGCCAGAAAAACTGGAACTGTATGAATACATCAG gcCACTAGTATTGTTGCAACATCAAATGGAATACAGCTACCGAGCCCCATCAGCACCAGGTGTCAGACTTCGAACAATTCGACTTCGTCATTTGCCTGGTCAAAGCATTGGTTTTGCCCTCAGGGGAG GGTTTGAATTTGGTGTTGGGATGTTTGTGTCGGTGGTAGAGGCTGGATCACAGGCAGAATTAAGAGGGTTAAGG GCAGGGGATGAGTTAGTGCGTGTCAATGGATTTGTTATTGCTGAGGCGATTCATGAAGATGTCCTAAACTTGATCAAGTCACGGGAAGAAATAGTCCTCAAAGTCACAC ATATTGGGATGATTCCAATCAAAGA AAAGGCTACAGACCCAGTGACATGGAGGTATGCAGATGATCTGGATTCAAAACCTCCACTG gAGGAAGTGTTGAAGAACACGACTAGAAGAAAAGGTAGACCTCTggaactgaaaatatttgttgatgcCTCAGGGTATAGCTCAATTGGATGTGG AATATTGAGTGGCCCACGAAACTTTCCTGGTATTTTTGTGGAGAAGGTACGGCCAGGGAGTTTGGCCCACGAGGCAGGTTTAGATGTGGGAGATCAGATTGTGGAGGTCAATGACACAAACTTCTTGAACATCAGTCACAATGAG GCCGTGATGGTACTGAAAAGCAGCAAACAACTGAACCTTATCATCCGCAAGAAGGTG GGCATGGTATTGTTTGAGAATCGTCAGAAGCAGTCACCAAGCCATTCCCTTAACTCCACACAATCAGGCCAGTCTCAGCCTGTCATGCAGAG ACTACCATCATCATACACATCTCCTTCAAAAAATCTGGATGAAAGTAGCCTGATAGAAGACCAGCTAA GAAGAGGACTGGATGGACTGGGTAAGGCCACATCCATTTCTGCCTCACAGCAGAATGGAATTGAAACAGAGACCACATCTTTTAGCTACACAAAAGTATCTTCAGATACTGGTCACACAAATGGGACTATTCCAGCTGATGag CTATCTTCCCCTAAACCCACTGCACATCCCTCCCCTCCCAGTGGCAGTAATGTAATGCACAGTGCATATTCTGACACACAGTCTTCCACGTCCTACGACAACCACCCTTCCTTGTCCCTCTCAGAGAGTGCTTTAGAATCACCAAATCTGCCTGATGATTTAGAAGAGGCAGGTTCAATAATTTTACCCAATTACCCAGCTGCCACCTTGGCCTTATCTCAAGCAGAAGAGAATCCAAATCCTTATCCTGTCAGCTCTCCCAGTACTCCCTCCTCTAACAAGAGCATGACATCACAGACAAGCAGTAGTAGTGACACAAAGAGAACACTTCCAATGTTTAGAGCGCCACCTCCACCTCCATTCCCACCCCCACCAGTGGATGAAGCAGCAAAATCTGAGTCCTTGCCTCCATCACTCTGTGGTAATGGAGATCCTAGCAAATGGAGCATACAAGAGTTTACCGAACACACTAAAGAAGAGAGTGGACGGGCATTGAgtgacagtgaagaacagaatGGGCTTGCAGAGAATGGAGAACTACAGATAAGTGAAGATGATCTTGATTTGTTACCTTTGCCACCTCCATCTCTtctagttgatgatgatgatgaagatgacaataataaacttGAGCAGAGGAGCTTTTTTAGAGACAAAGAGTCAATGACAAATGGTGGAAGCTCCAACATTGTTAAGCAGgcagacacatacacaaattatttcaaTGGCGTAGAACCTCAATTGTCTCACCATGAAAATGAGTTGGACATATATGCAAAGCCCCTAAAAAAAGTACCACCAAAATGTAATTCAGGTGAAGGTCAGTCTTCATTGTACTTGTCCCCTACACAATCTTCTCCACCTAACCCCATTGAAACCCATGCCACTGGTCTTGGAGGTGCAGCTGCGGTGTTAGCGGCTCGACGAGAGAAATCAGGGCTTCAAACCCCGCAACTTCTGGGGCCTGAGGCAAGCAGAGTTTCATGTTTTGTGGGCTTTCAGCACAAAGACTGGGTTCATCTG TTCACTTCTTCAGACATTGATGGAAAAGAACTTCGATCATTTGAGTTTCCCAAG GGCCAAGATTTGAAGATTGCAATGGAAGGTGGGAATGGTACTCCTCTTGCAGGCAAAATTGTTGTGTCTGCGGTATTTGATGGAGGTGCTGCTATTGAAAATG GTTTGCAGACTGGTGACCAGCTTCTGATGGTCAATGGCAAGAAACTGACAGATGTAACTCTTGCTGAGGCAGAGAAGATTTTGGAGGAGGCTAAAATGGGATCACAG AAAATGGTTCGTGTGGTGTATGCACAGAGTCTTTTCCTGAACAATGAGGAGTGTGT TACATATTTCTAG
- the LOC112558740 gene encoding harmonin-like isoform X4, giving the protein MMLLATWSCESGVPSKEYFTMERKFARYFHLMAQDLIPDDGYRAQLFGALSSYQSSQDVHRLLSDLRQVLDVPEKLELYEYIRPLVLLQHQMEYSYRAPSAPGVRLRTIRLRHLPGQSIGFALRGGFEFGVGMFVSVVEAGSQAELRGLRAGDELVRVNGFVIAEAIHEDVLNLIKSREEIVLKVTHIGMIPIKEKATDPVTWRYADDLDSKPPLEEVLKNTTRRKGRPLELKIFVDASGYSSIGCGILSGPRNFPGIFVEKVRPGSLAHEAGLDVGDQIVEVNDTNFLNISHNEAVMVLKSSKQLNLIIRKKVGMVLFENRQKQSPSHSLNSTQSGQSQPVMQSRLPSSYTSPSKNLDESSLIEDQLRRGLDGLGKATSISASQQNGIETETTSFSYTKVSSDTGHTNGTIPADELSSPKPTAHPSPPSGSNVMHSAYSDTQSSTSYDNHPSLSLSESALESPNLPDDLEEAGSIILPNYPAATLALSQAEENPNPYPVSSPSTPSSNKSMTSQTSSSSDTKRTLPMFRAPPPPPFPPPPVDEAAKSESLPPSLCGNGDPSKWSIQEFTEHTKEESGRALSDSEEQNGLAENGELQISEDDLDLLPLPPPSLLVDDDDEDDNNKLEQRSFFRDKESMTNGGSSNIVKQADTYTNYFNGVEPQLSHHENELDIYAKPLKKVPPKCNSGEGQSSLYLSPTQSSPPNPIETHATGLGGAAAVLAARREKSGLQTPQLLGPEFTSSDIDGKELRSFEFPKGQDLKIAMEGGNGTPLAGKIVVSAVFDGGAAIENGLQTGDQLLMVNGKKLTDVTLAEAEKILEEAKMGSQKMVRVVYAQSLFLNNEECVTYF; this is encoded by the exons atGATGCTTTTGGCAACCTGGTCGTGTGAAAGTGGTGTCCCGTCAAAGGAATATTTCACAATGGAGAGAAAATTTGCCAGGTATTTTCATTTAATG GCTCAAGACCTGATTCCAGATGATGGCTACAGAGCACAGCTTTTTGGTGCCTTGAGCAGTTACCAGTC GTCTCAGGATGTACATAGATTGCTGTCTGACTTGCGACAAGTGTTGGATGTGCCAGAAAAACTGGAACTGTATGAATACATCAG gcCACTAGTATTGTTGCAACATCAAATGGAATACAGCTACCGAGCCCCATCAGCACCAGGTGTCAGACTTCGAACAATTCGACTTCGTCATTTGCCTGGTCAAAGCATTGGTTTTGCCCTCAGGGGAG GGTTTGAATTTGGTGTTGGGATGTTTGTGTCGGTGGTAGAGGCTGGATCACAGGCAGAATTAAGAGGGTTAAGG GCAGGGGATGAGTTAGTGCGTGTCAATGGATTTGTTATTGCTGAGGCGATTCATGAAGATGTCCTAAACTTGATCAAGTCACGGGAAGAAATAGTCCTCAAAGTCACAC ATATTGGGATGATTCCAATCAAAGA AAAGGCTACAGACCCAGTGACATGGAGGTATGCAGATGATCTGGATTCAAAACCTCCACTG gAGGAAGTGTTGAAGAACACGACTAGAAGAAAAGGTAGACCTCTggaactgaaaatatttgttgatgcCTCAGGGTATAGCTCAATTGGATGTGG AATATTGAGTGGCCCACGAAACTTTCCTGGTATTTTTGTGGAGAAGGTACGGCCAGGGAGTTTGGCCCACGAGGCAGGTTTAGATGTGGGAGATCAGATTGTGGAGGTCAATGACACAAACTTCTTGAACATCAGTCACAATGAG GCCGTGATGGTACTGAAAAGCAGCAAACAACTGAACCTTATCATCCGCAAGAAGGTG GGCATGGTATTGTTTGAGAATCGTCAGAAGCAGTCACCAAGCCATTCCCTTAACTCCACACAATCAGGCCAGTCTCAGCCTGTCATGCAGAG CAGACTACCATCATCATACACATCTCCTTCAAAAAATCTGGATGAAAGTAGCCTGATAGAAGACCAGCTAA GAAGAGGACTGGATGGACTGGGTAAGGCCACATCCATTTCTGCCTCACAGCAGAATGGAATTGAAACAGAGACCACATCTTTTAGCTACACAAAAGTATCTTCAGATACTGGTCACACAAATGGGACTATTCCAGCTGATGag CTATCTTCCCCTAAACCCACTGCACATCCCTCCCCTCCCAGTGGCAGTAATGTAATGCACAGTGCATATTCTGACACACAGTCTTCCACGTCCTACGACAACCACCCTTCCTTGTCCCTCTCAGAGAGTGCTTTAGAATCACCAAATCTGCCTGATGATTTAGAAGAGGCAGGTTCAATAATTTTACCCAATTACCCAGCTGCCACCTTGGCCTTATCTCAAGCAGAAGAGAATCCAAATCCTTATCCTGTCAGCTCTCCCAGTACTCCCTCCTCTAACAAGAGCATGACATCACAGACAAGCAGTAGTAGTGACACAAAGAGAACACTTCCAATGTTTAGAGCGCCACCTCCACCTCCATTCCCACCCCCACCAGTGGATGAAGCAGCAAAATCTGAGTCCTTGCCTCCATCACTCTGTGGTAATGGAGATCCTAGCAAATGGAGCATACAAGAGTTTACCGAACACACTAAAGAAGAGAGTGGACGGGCATTGAgtgacagtgaagaacagaatGGGCTTGCAGAGAATGGAGAACTACAGATAAGTGAAGATGATCTTGATTTGTTACCTTTGCCACCTCCATCTCTtctagttgatgatgatgatgaagatgacaataataaacttGAGCAGAGGAGCTTTTTTAGAGACAAAGAGTCAATGACAAATGGTGGAAGCTCCAACATTGTTAAGCAGgcagacacatacacaaattatttcaaTGGCGTAGAACCTCAATTGTCTCACCATGAAAATGAGTTGGACATATATGCAAAGCCCCTAAAAAAAGTACCACCAAAATGTAATTCAGGTGAAGGTCAGTCTTCATTGTACTTGTCCCCTACACAATCTTCTCCACCTAACCCCATTGAAACCCATGCCACTGGTCTTGGAGGTGCAGCTGCGGTGTTAGCGGCTCGACGAGAGAAATCAGGGCTTCAAACCCCGCAACTTCTGGGGCCTGAG TTCACTTCTTCAGACATTGATGGAAAAGAACTTCGATCATTTGAGTTTCCCAAG GGCCAAGATTTGAAGATTGCAATGGAAGGTGGGAATGGTACTCCTCTTGCAGGCAAAATTGTTGTGTCTGCGGTATTTGATGGAGGTGCTGCTATTGAAAATG GTTTGCAGACTGGTGACCAGCTTCTGATGGTCAATGGCAAGAAACTGACAGATGTAACTCTTGCTGAGGCAGAGAAGATTTTGGAGGAGGCTAAAATGGGATCACAG AAAATGGTTCGTGTGGTGTATGCACAGAGTCTTTTCCTGAACAATGAGGAGTGTGT TACATATTTCTAG